One region of bacterium genomic DNA includes:
- a CDS encoding BNR repeat-containing protein → MDGRKSGLFSGFPVCTCILAFLMMVCAAGTASAAEPCLRDDGYRGIWHADLASNDEYRYIYYSGGLGTGTAKHLPMAYYAPAVNRTFFCWGGSDPDNAVLRLMVSYYDHATGTVPRPGIVMEKNTEDHHDNPALMLDDRGYVWVFVSAHGMVRPAYIYRSAEPYSIDSFELVRETGFSYPQPWYIEGKGFLFLHTQYIDGRNLYFMTSPDGVTWTEPQKLAAIDQGHYQVSWKYRDKVGTAFNFHPNAPSGGNWNDPEKPGINPAQSGTNNRTNLYYIETGDFGKTWRNAAGKTLEIPLVSPRNDALVHDYRSEGLLVYMKDINFDADGRPVILYITSRGSESGPQNDPRTWTTARWDGEKWRINPVTVSDNNYDMGSLYIEEDGTWRIIGPTGTGPQPYNCGGEVAVWVSSDRGVSWRKACQVTSQSEYNHSYVRRPVNANPGFYAFWADGNGREPSPSRLYMCDRTGERVMRFPEHMNRTDEKPVPLK, encoded by the coding sequence ATGGATGGAAGAAAGAGCGGCCTCTTTTCCGGTTTTCCGGTTTGCACATGTATTCTGGCTTTTCTGATGATGGTTTGTGCGGCGGGTACGGCCTCAGCGGCGGAACCATGCCTCAGGGACGACGGCTACCGCGGGATATGGCATGCCGATCTTGCCTCGAACGACGAATACCGATACATATACTACAGCGGGGGTCTCGGCACCGGAACGGCAAAGCATCTTCCCATGGCATACTACGCTCCGGCGGTCAACAGGACGTTTTTCTGCTGGGGCGGCTCCGATCCCGATAACGCGGTGCTCCGCCTGATGGTTTCCTATTACGATCATGCGACCGGCACGGTTCCCCGGCCGGGCATCGTCATGGAGAAGAATACCGAAGACCATCACGACAACCCGGCGCTCATGCTCGATGACAGGGGGTATGTCTGGGTGTTTGTCAGCGCGCACGGCATGGTTCGCCCGGCATACATTTACCGGAGCGCGGAGCCGTACTCCATCGACTCGTTCGAGCTTGTCCGCGAGACCGGTTTTTCCTATCCGCAGCCGTGGTATATTGAAGGAAAGGGATTTCTCTTTCTCCATACACAGTATATCGACGGCCGTAATCTGTATTTCATGACCAGCCCGGACGGAGTCACATGGACAGAGCCGCAGAAGCTCGCCGCCATCGACCAGGGTCATTATCAGGTGAGCTGGAAATACCGGGATAAGGTGGGAACCGCGTTTAATTTTCACCCGAATGCACCGTCAGGCGGCAACTGGAACGACCCGGAAAAACCCGGCATCAATCCCGCGCAGAGCGGAACCAACAACCGCACCAACCTCTATTACATCGAAACCGGAGATTTCGGAAAAACCTGGCGGAATGCAGCCGGGAAAACGCTCGAAATTCCCCTCGTCTCGCCGCGCAACGACGCCCTCGTCCATGATTACCGCAGCGAGGGACTGCTCGTGTACATGAAAGACATCAATTTTGATGCGGACGGGCGCCCGGTTATCCTCTATATTACGAGCAGGGGATCGGAATCGGGACCGCAGAACGATCCCCGGACATGGACGACAGCCCGGTGGGACGGGGAGAAATGGCGTATCAACCCGGTGACCGTCTCGGATAACAACTACGACATGGGAAGCCTGTATATCGAAGAGGACGGCACCTGGCGCATTATCGGCCCGACCGGAACGGGACCCCAGCCATACAATTGCGGCGGCGAAGTGGCGGTCTGGGTGAGCAGCGACCGGGGCGTTTCCTGGCGGAAGGCATGTCAGGTGACATCACAGAGCGAGTACAACCACAGCTATGTACGGCGACCGGTCAATGCGAATCCCGGTTTCTACGCGTTCTGGGCGGACGGCAACGGCCGTGAACCG
- a CDS encoding BNR repeat-containing protein has protein sequence MKRIVILLVFCSFVFMPASVFIPAPVREGAADDTPQQARDDGYRGIWYGNEPSGDEYKFKYSGGLGTYTAKHIPMAYYARAVNRTFFCWGGSAKDENTLLPMVSYYDHATGMVPRPTILMKKGTDDAHDNPTIMLDDSGYVWVFVSAHGTVRSSYIFKSRKPYSVDSFELTSETNFSYPQPWYIPGKGFLFLHTRYLGGRFLYWITSPDGIHWSEPHQLAAVAQGHYQISWTHGGTIGTAFNYHPATLASNWKDPTVDNNPSAKLNGLNYRTNLYYLQSDDFGTTWKNAGGQIIAVPVTDKLNGALVHDYEHEGLLVYMKDINFDADGNPVILYITSRGYQAGSANAPRTWTTARWDGKKWHINPVTVSDNNYDMGSLYIEEDGTWRIIGPTETGPQKYNPGGEIAVWVSKDRGESWKNVCSVTSHSIYNHTYVRRPVNAHPDFYAFWADGSGRELSPSRLYMCDRTGEHPLRFPEHMTGEFEKPQPLR, from the coding sequence ATGAAACGAATCGTAATTCTTCTCGTTTTCTGTTCCTTTGTTTTCATGCCTGCTTCCGTTTTCATACCCGCACCTGTCCGGGAAGGAGCCGCGGACGATACGCCGCAACAGGCCAGGGATGACGGGTATCGGGGCATTTGGTACGGTAACGAACCCTCCGGTGACGAGTACAAATTCAAATACAGCGGCGGACTCGGAACCTATACGGCGAAACACATCCCCATGGCGTATTACGCCCGTGCGGTGAACAGGACATTTTTCTGCTGGGGCGGCTCAGCGAAGGATGAAAACACGCTTCTCCCGATGGTTTCATACTATGACCACGCAACAGGCATGGTACCCCGACCGACCATCCTCATGAAAAAGGGTACCGACGATGCCCACGACAATCCCACGATCATGCTCGACGACAGCGGGTATGTATGGGTCTTTGTGAGCGCCCACGGCACCGTGCGGTCCTCGTACATTTTTAAAAGCAGGAAGCCGTACTCGGTCGATTCGTTCGAACTCACCAGCGAGACCAATTTTTCCTACCCCCAGCCGTGGTATATTCCGGGAAAAGGATTTCTGTTCCTCCATACGCGGTATCTCGGAGGACGGTTTCTCTATTGGATAACGAGCCCCGACGGTATTCACTGGTCAGAGCCCCATCAGCTTGCGGCGGTCGCTCAGGGACATTACCAGATAAGCTGGACCCATGGTGGCACGATCGGTACCGCGTTCAACTACCATCCTGCGACGCTTGCCTCGAACTGGAAAGACCCGACTGTGGATAACAATCCTTCCGCGAAGCTCAACGGCCTCAATTACCGTACCAACCTCTACTATCTCCAATCGGACGATTTCGGGACGACATGGAAGAACGCGGGGGGACAAATCATCGCCGTTCCTGTTACCGACAAGCTGAACGGGGCGCTCGTTCATGATTACGAACACGAGGGCCTGCTTGTCTATATGAAGGATATCAATTTCGATGCGGATGGTAACCCGGTCATCCTCTATATCACGAGCAGAGGATATCAGGCAGGGTCAGCGAACGCCCCCCGGACATGGACGACGGCGCGGTGGGACGGCAAGAAATGGCATATCAACCCGGTGACCGTATCGGATAACAATTACGATATGGGAAGCCTGTACATCGAGGAGGACGGCACCTGGCGCATCATAGGCCCGACTGAGACCGGGCCTCAGAAGTACAATCCCGGCGGTGAAATCGCCGTATGGGTGAGCAAAGACAGGGGCGAATCATGGAAAAACGTGTGTTCGGTCACCTCTCACAGCATCTACAACCATACGTATGTCCGGAGACCGGTCAATGCGCATCCCGATTTCTATGCGTTCTGGGCGGATGGCAGCGGCCGTGAACTGTCGCCCTCACGGCTCTATATGTGTGACAGGACAGGCGAACACCCGTTACGGTTTCCGGAGCATATGACCGGAGAATTCGAAAAACCTCAGCCTTTACGGTGA
- a CDS encoding Gfo/Idh/MocA family oxidoreductase: MENHQSRRSFFGKAAAAGAALAGTGTTHAQPKPKLPSTDLIRVGAVALGDNSHLNYSIWAPMINPTEPKPWPAGRTTRMLITHCWDSRPELARSFAEKYKCEAVKNYYDMVGKVDGMIFAGFNEVKWWPQLTKPYLEAGIPCFINRPFAYSMKDAHAIVDTAKKHNTPILCTDEREYIQQAIVARSKVEELLGQKRTILGAHSTNASGEWSQHGVHGLYFLLAVFGLDVETAGYQADGWWREVTPTATKQTFGQLTLQYRGITIEGAGEQKTPFLVSQYQTWPRADITLRMYHDLGWWDIAHEHTQGDNGFNRHFYLFFPTVLAMQRMFETREMQWSYDYILKKTKIFLAAFKSHLEHNGSPYPVDDLPDDWEAPSPYADWIDEKIFG; the protein is encoded by the coding sequence ATGGAAAACCACCAGTCGCGGCGCAGTTTTTTCGGGAAAGCAGCCGCAGCGGGAGCCGCTCTCGCGGGAACCGGCACAACGCACGCTCAGCCGAAGCCGAAACTACCCTCGACCGACCTCATCAGGGTCGGCGCAGTCGCCCTCGGCGACAACAGCCACCTGAACTACAGCATCTGGGCGCCCATGATCAACCCGACCGAGCCGAAACCATGGCCTGCCGGACGCACGACACGGATGCTCATAACACACTGCTGGGATTCACGGCCCGAGCTTGCGCGGTCGTTTGCGGAAAAATACAAATGCGAGGCGGTCAAAAACTATTATGACATGGTCGGCAAGGTCGATGGCATGATATTCGCCGGATTCAACGAGGTCAAGTGGTGGCCGCAGCTCACGAAACCCTATCTCGAAGCGGGCATCCCCTGTTTCATCAACCGTCCCTTCGCCTACAGCATGAAGGACGCCCATGCGATTGTCGACACCGCGAAAAAGCACAATACGCCCATTCTCTGCACCGACGAGCGCGAGTATATCCAGCAGGCTATTGTTGCACGGAGCAAGGTCGAGGAACTGCTCGGACAGAAGCGGACGATTCTCGGCGCCCACTCGACCAATGCATCGGGCGAATGGTCACAGCACGGTGTTCACGGCCTCTATTTCCTGCTGGCGGTATTCGGGCTCGATGTCGAAACCGCAGGATACCAGGCGGACGGCTGGTGGAGAGAGGTCACCCCGACAGCGACGAAACAGACATTCGGACAGCTGACACTCCAGTACAGGGGCATAACCATCGAAGGCGCCGGAGAGCAGAAAACACCATTCCTCGTGTCGCAGTATCAGACATGGCCGCGGGCGGACATCACGCTCCGCATGTATCACGATCTGGGCTGGTGGGATATCGCGCACGAACACACGCAGGGAGATAACGGCTTCAACCGTCACTTCTACCTCTTTTTCCCGACCGTGCTCGCCATGCAGCGGATGTTCGAGACACGGGAAATGCAGTGGAGTTACGACTACATTCTGAAAAAAACGAAGATATTTCTCGCCGCATTCAAATCCCATCTCGAGCATAACGGTTCCCCGTATCCTGTAGACGATCTCCCCGATGACTGGGAAGCGCCATCACCGTATGCCGACTGGATTGACGAGAAGATTTTCGGATGA